CTGCGGTAGAGAGGCATATCCATTTGTGCTAAATCCTGAGACTGGTAGAGGACTTGTCCTTGACTAGGAGAAGTCAACCCTGCCAGCAGTTTTAAAATCGAACTCTTACCAGACCCGGACGGACCAACCAAGGTCAGGCGCTGACCAGCATCTATACTGAGCGTCACATCCGCCAAAATGGTCGTGTCTGCATGAACTAAGCCGACGTGATTTAGCTGAAAAATCGGCATTAGCGATCTGCCTCCTCTGCCTCTTCCGCAGCCATTGCAATAGCCTGAGTCTCGTGAATAGTGCCATGCGCATGGTGAGCAGGACCATAGATAGAATAGAGTTTCAAGTCCTCATCGCCAATGTTGATAACATTGTGGTAGGTATCTTTTGGAATGAAAATGGCAAATTCTGGAACTACTTCTGTATCAAGGGTAATGTTGTCCGCATCTGTTCCCATGATAACCCGTCCCTTCCCTTGCTCCACGCGCAAGAATTGATCATTTTCAGCATGCACTTCCGCGCCAATATCCCCACCAACTGGAATCGACATGAGGGTCGCCTGCAAGAGTTCCCCAGTCCAAAGGGCTGTCCGGTAGTTTGTATTTTCCAAGGTTGCGTCTTCAATATTTGTTACAAATGGTGCTTTACCAAAATCTTTCGTTGTCATCTTATATACTCCTCAAATTGTAATCATTCTAAAGTTTATTTAGAATTGTTATAATTATAGAACTTTATCTGCAACTTGTCAAGAAAGAAATTGAAAAAAATTCATAAAAAAATTGACCAGCTTAACTGATCAATCTTTCCTAGTAAAATGAGCAATTTCTTCTTGGCTGATCGCATCTACAAAAGCCACCTGCTCTAGATTGCCAATCAGGTCAAATAGGGACTGACTGTTTGACTGGAGCTCCTCTGCCTCTTTGTCAGAGGCTTTATCTACCTTCAAAAATACTGTCAATTGATAGGGTTCCTTGTCTGATTGGATTTCGATATGGTCATAAGTATAACCTTCAGGATAATCCTGTAAAGCAGCTAACTGACTGACCTTGCTATTGTCACCAACATAGTCTGTTTTGTACTGTTCCAGATTCACCTCTTGGCTTTTTTCTGCCTGACAGGCTGCTAAAAAGACGAGGAACAAACAGGAAACAAGAAATAAATATTTTCGCATGACTTTTCCTCCTGAAGCTTATATACTTTAAATTATAAACCCTTACACAAAGCCTGTCAAGAAAATTGACTTCATGTAATGTATACCAAGAACAGGCTGTATCAAGCTACTCTCTATCACCTTTGTAACGTAAACCCATAGCATTGATAGCGACAATAACCGTTGATAGACTCATGAGCACGGCCGCCAATAAAGGATCCACCATAATACCCATGCTTGGATAAAGGATTCCAGCAGCTAAAGGAATGGCGATGATGTTGTAACCTGCCCCAAACCAGAGATTTTGCCTCATTTTGCTGATGGTTGTCTTGGCAATGCTCAACATATCCAAGACCGCTGATGGATTGGATTGAACCAAGACTACATCTGCAGAGTGGATGGCAACAGAGGTCCCTGCGCCAATGGCAAAGCCTAAATCTGCCGTCGCTAGAGCAGGCGAATCATTGACCCCATCGCCGATGAAAAGAACTGCCCCACGCGCCTGATAGTCCTTGACCAGCTTCGCCTTATCCTCTGGTTTAAGTTCAGCTCGGTAATCTTCTATGCCCAACTGACTGGCCACTTTTTGCGCAGTAGCTGGGTTATCTCCCGTCAACATCACAGGACTAATGCCCTGCGCTTTCAAGCCTTCTACAAAATCTTTAGCATCTTCTTTTATCTGGTCTCCCAAGGCTACAAATCCCAAGACTACACGATCAGCCACCAAAAAACTCAAAGTAAGGCCCAAATCAAGATAAGGTGCAATCACGTCCTGATCCACTGACAAACCTATTTCCTGCAGACCTTTGTAGGACATAATTTCATAAATCCTTCCATCCAAGACGCCTCGAATCCCACTACCAGGGATATTCTCAACTCGTTCTGCTTGATAGAAAAGTGGACCTGCCGCCTCCACAATCGAAAGGGCAATTGGGTGGGTTGAAAGAACTTCTAACGCTGCCATTTTGGCCAGCGTATCTGCTCCCTGAACCAAATCTTGACTGTGGCGAACTTGAAATTTTCCGTCGGTCAAGGTTCCGGTCTTATCCATCAAGGCAAACCGAATCTGGTTAACCTGTTCAAGAGCTGTTCGGTTCTGAACCAAAAGACCATTTTTTGAAGAAATCGTGGTCAATCGCGCCACAACAAGGGGAATGGCTAGACCAAGGGCATGCGGACAGGCAATGACAAAAACAGAAACTGCCATCATCAAGGCAAAGGCAAGATTAGCCGTCATGGTCCAATAAATAAAGGCCAAAATCCCCACAATTAAAGCTGCATAGAAGAGCCAAGAGGCTACGCGGTCAGCCATATTTTCAAGCTTGGATTTCTGGTTTTGCGCTTGACGGACCATTTCGGTCACCTGCGCCAAAAAGCTATCCTTACCAAGACTGGTCACTTCCATTTCAAAGGGCATGTTTTGATTGAGCGAACCACCGAATACCCTATCTCCCGCCTCTTTTTTGACAGCTCGAGATTCCCCAGTAATCATGGATTCATCAATATGAGCAACACTCAAAATCTTACCATCGGCCGGAATTTTTTCATTTTCCTTGACTAAGAGGAAATCCCCAATCTGCAAGTCCTCTACCGCAACATCTGTCCCATCCTTGAGATGGGCTTTTTTCGGAATGAGAGAGGCCAAGTCTTTCAGGGCATCGCCTGCTCCCATAACCGCCTTCATCTCAATGATATGCCCAATCAGCATAATGACAATCAGCGTAGACAACTCAAACCAAAAGTTCATGCTTTCTTGTCCCAATAGCGCTAAAATTGTTGCATAAACGGAGTAAAGATAGGAAACAATAATCCCCATGGAAATCAGGGTCATCATTGCAGGTTTTTTAGCTTGCAACTCCCCCTCTAGCTCCGTTAAAGAAAGGTGTTCCTGAGTAGAAGAAGATAATAGAACCTAATATCAGCTGGACAAGTTCAACACCCGGAAAACGTAAAAGAGTGAAACCTGCAATTGGAGAAATGGCAAGTAGGGGAATCATGACTGCCACTGCGACTTTGAGTTTTGTATTCATATCCCCCATGTGCATCATGTGCCCACCATGCTCCATCATGTCATGGTCATGCCCTTGGTGATGCTGATGAGCATCATGAGTATGATGAGAATGATGACTGACGTCAGAGCCCCCTACATGATGATGGTCGTGATGGACGTGATGGTCAGAATGATGATTGGCGTGAACCCCCTCTTCATGAGGATGCTCCTGCTGATGAGAATGATGGCTGGTCTGACCAACTTCCTCAGAATGCATCATATGTTGGTGTTCCTGCTTATTTTCTTTTGAATGGTTCATAAGATAACTCCTATTTCTGTCTACATTTGTAATCGATTTACAATTATAGTTTACACTTGTAGTCAAAAAATGTCAACCGATTAGATCAAAAAAACCTAGAATGGGAGTGAACCCAACTAGGTTATACAGTTTATCAAAATCTGCTCATTTCAAATTAAAAACAGTACTAGCTAAGTAATCCGACAGGCATGGAAAAAGGGTATAAAGTTTATGAGCGAGAGCTAGTGACCAAGGCAGGTTGACCTCACGTCTCTTGGTTCCCATAGCCGCAACAATTTTCTTGGCAACGTAATCTGGCTGAAGGAGAAAGGCTTTGACACTCTCCTGATAAGAACCATCTGGATCTGCTTGATCGAAAAAGCCCGTCGCAATGGGACCTGGATTGACTGTCGTCACCGCAACGCCATACTTAGCTAACTCTAGCCGTATCGTATTTGAAAAACCAATAGCAGCAAACTTGGTTGCTGAATAAACGGATGATTTGGCCGTTGCTACTAGACCAGACATGGAGACAATATTGATGATCTGACCAGACTTTCTAGCCTTCATCCGCTTACCTACTAAACGGCACATGGTCATCAGGGCAAAGGTATTGATGTCAAACATAGCTTGGACCTGCTGGCTAGAGAAATTCTCAAAATCATCGTAAATCGCATAGCCAGCATTATTAACCAGAATATCAATCTGCCCATACTGGCTATCTAGCTCCTCAAAGAAAGCTGTCAGAATCGCCTCGTCACGAATATCCACATCAAACACAGCCTTTTTCTCATGATAGGCGTAGAGTTGTTCGATTTTGTCCACGTCGCGACCCAGCAGAATCAGAAAATCATCTGCCAAGAGGGGAACCATTTCCTGCACCAAACCACCTGATGCGCCTGTTATCAAAATGGTTCTCATAGTTCAATTTCCTCCAAGTCCTTGACCACATGAACTTCTTCAAAAATGGTCTTAGCATCGCGTCGTAGCTGACTAACATCCTTGGCCAAGAAACGCGGACTGATATGATTGAGCAAAAGTCGCTTGGCTCCCGCCTCACGCGCCACTTCTGCCGCCTCCATATTGGTTGAATGTCCATGCCGACGCGCCATCTTTTCATCGCCCTTACCATAGGTCGCCTCATGGACCAAGACATCCGCATTGACCGCAAGTCGCACACTGGTATGGCATTTGCGTGTGTCTCCCAAGATTGTCACAACCTTACCCGGACGTGGTGGCGATAGATAATCACTGGCAATGATTTCACGACCGTCCTCTAGGGTAACATTCTCGCCATTTTTGATTTTTCCAAAGAGGGGACCAAAGGGTACACCGGCCGCACGGAGAGCATCCGCATCCAGCGTTCCCTCCAAATCTTTTTGCATGACGCGGTAGCCGACACATGGCACCGTGTGATCCAGCTTGTCTGCGAATACCGTAAATTTGTCCGTCTCAAGAACCTTGCCAACTGTCTCTACGTCAAACTCATGAAAATGAATGCGGTAAGGCAAGCGGGAACCTGACACTTTCAGACTGGCCAAGACAAAGGAACGAATGCCCGTCGGACCATAAATTTCAATATCCGTCTGCTCCTCACTAGACTGGAAAGAACGGCTGGACAAGAACCCGGGCAAACCAAAAATATGATCGCCATGCAGGTGAGTAATGA
The sequence above is a segment of the Streptococcus suis genome. Coding sequences within it:
- a CDS encoding cupin domain-containing protein, translated to MTTKDFGKAPFVTNIEDATLENTNYRTALWTGELLQATLMSIPVGGDIGAEVHAENDQFLRVEQGKGRVIMGTDADNITLDTEVVPEFAIFIPKDTYHNVINIGDEDLKLYSIYGPAHHAHGTIHETQAIAMAAEEAEEADR
- a CDS encoding DUF4825 domain-containing protein, with product MRKYLFLVSCLFLVFLAACQAEKSQEVNLEQYKTDYVGDNSKVSQLAALQDYPEGYTYDHIEIQSDKEPYQLTVFLKVDKASDKEAEELQSNSQSLFDLIGNLEQVAFVDAISQEEIAHFTRKD
- a CDS encoding SDR family oxidoreductase: MRTILITGASGGLVQEMVPLLADDFLILLGRDVDKIEQLYAYHEKKAVFDVDIRDEAILTAFFEELDSQYGQIDILVNNAGYAIYDDFENFSSQQVQAMFDINTFALMTMCRLVGKRMKARKSGQIINIVSMSGLVATAKSSVYSATKFAAIGFSNTIRLELAKYGVAVTTVNPGPIATGFFDQADPDGSYQESVKAFLLQPDYVAKKIVAAMGTKRREVNLPWSLALAHKLYTLFPCLSDYLASTVFNLK
- the rnz gene encoding ribonuclease Z, translating into MQIQFLGTGAGQPSKARNVSSLALKLLDEINEVWLFDCGEGTQNQILETTIRPRKVAKIFITHLHGDHIFGLPGFLSSRSFQSSEEQTDIEIYGPTGIRSFVLASLKVSGSRLPYRIHFHEFDVETVGKVLETDKFTVFADKLDHTVPCVGYRVMQKDLEGTLDADALRAAGVPFGPLFGKIKNGENVTLEDGREIIASDYLSPPRPGKVVTILGDTRKCHTSVRLAVNADVLVHEATYGKGDEKMARRHGHSTNMEAAEVAREAGAKRLLLNHISPRFLAKDVSQLRRDAKTIFEEVHVVKDLEEIEL